TTTTTAGTATTATGCGTTCTAAGGTCCTAGCACATCGAGCGCAGCAAAACAGATTCGTTCAAAATTAATGGTAAAAATAAATCTCATACTCGCATGCTATTTAAAAGTTGATCGGAGACATCTTGAAAACGGGTTTCAGAAAGCCATTGAGGATGCCATCGCAACCAGCCCTTTGGTTCTGCCCAAGTCCAGTTATCGGGCCACAGCCAAGGTTTCTTGTTTTCGAAGTCATTAACTTCTCGGTTATGAAGAAGCAAAAATTTCACGCGTCGAATCGCTCTCAACCCACTCTTTTAGCATCCAATTAAAGCCGTCGTCCCTCCAGCCATAGCCTGAGCAAATGATCCGATCATGTTGATTTAGAATTTTTCGGGCTTCCATGTAGAGTTCACCAAATATACCACGCGTGTATGCAGTGGTCTTGGTAGTCGTCCCAGTCAATGTAGACTTCTCTAAAAGACTATCAAATAACCTCTCGCCGTCTCGATCAGTCAAAAAGTCCCAACATTCAGCTTCATCGTTAGGCATACCCCAGCGCCATAGTGTTGTATTTGCATTAATATTTTTTCCGAGTCGGAGCCAGTTCCAACTGCCGTGTAGCTTTATGATTCTGACGTTATTAGAATTTACGAAGGCAGTTTCATCGAAGAAATCGACATCTCCATCTTGCTGCAGGCCAGAATCAAAGCCGCAAGTATAAGGAATTTCAGCCTTCTTTAATTCGGCTTCAATCAGCGTGTCGTGATTGAGCGTCAGAATATCAACCCTATCGGCTCCCAGTCTCATAACTGTTTCAAGGATTAATTCAAAGCCTTTAGGTTCATCACAACTGCGAAGGATTGCCTTCAAACAGTGATCAATTAGAATAGTTGCTTTATCAGACAACGCTCCCAAAGGGGCCTCCTCAAGATAACCGCCATCAGTATAACGTCGCCACAGATGGGCACTTTCCCGGTAAATATAGTCTCGAAAGCGAATAATCGTGCCATCAATCGACATGCCTACCTCATGTTCGTAAAGTTTCTGGCACATTGAAAAGAGATCTTCGTAATTGGCGACTTCACCGGATCGCTCAAATTCCTGAATAAGTAGCTTCAGAAATTGCTGAATCGCATAAACTTCCTTGTCGCCACCGACCTTTTGAAACCATTTCGGGAGTAATTGATTATCCGCTTGGAGGATTTGTTTGGTCAATTCTGTGACATTCGGAGCGCCTGATTCAAGCGACACTCCTGAGCCCAAAACAAAAAGCACTCTCCGTTTCCCAGTGCCTAGGAGTGAATCATGGTTCATAGCTCCCTCTCTTTCAAATAAACAACGAGGATAGCAATCATTTGTACCTTCCTGCTTCCGGTAAGCGTCCAACGCCTTCCTCCAGCTTCTTTTCTTCTCGTTTTACGCGACGTTCCAACTTTTTGATATCTTCTGCAGACGCCAGTGCTTTTAGTAATGCCGAACTTTCCTTTATAGCTTGTGTGGGATGACCGCCAAAGAGAGCTGCGTCGCCCTTTGAACGAACGCGAGCAAAACCGAGTAGTTTCTGTAAGTCACGTGCGAACCAAAATTCTACCTTGGGATCGTCAGAGTACTGATGTGTCAATATATTGAACAGACTCTGCATGATGTGAATGGCCTCAGGCTTCATGTGTATATAATTCCCCCCCGGTGATATGAACTAGAGTTGTGGAAGTTCGAGTGTATGGATTCAGGGAACATTGCTGGAGTATAGGCGAACAATCATTGGACCTGTGGTTCGTCTGGAAACTGAAATTCTTCAGCATGCGACTCAAAGTGCTCACGGCAATCGCGTAAGTTATACTTTTTCACTGAAAGGTCTGGCATTGTGCTTAAACGAGAGCTTCGAGATCGGCCTGTATGGTTGAGGAAACTCGCTGGATTTTTCCGTATTCCGGAATGTCGGCGGGTGTGGTTCGGTTTTACTGGGATGCCAATAGATCCTTGAGTAATTCGGGGTGACAATAGAGACCGCGGCTGAGTCGTTCTAGCTCATCTTTGGCGACGGCACGACTGATCGCTATGCTGCTGATTTCGTGGACACGTTGCTGTTTAGTAGGTGACGGCATGTTGTTCTATGATTAAGTAACAAATATGAATCTTACTTAATCATGGAACATACTCACGTTCAAAAACCTGTACCTATTTTTCCGCTATAAAAGCCTCCGGTGGGCCGAATGGTTTAGTCTGTGGAACGTGGCCTCACTTATCCGCGACGACTCGATACGGGCCATCGGTGCGAATGTAAAGTGTGCTGGCTTCGTTGTCAGCGGCTTTGATTTTGTGGGTGCTCCTGCCAACCGAGCGGACATAGCTGCCGGCTTCAAGTGTGAATGTATCACCTGAGCTTTGCGTGTAGCTGGGCTCGCCTTGCACGATGACGGCGCCAAAGCGCTTAGCTTCGGTAAGTATGGAGCCGTTGAAACCAGCGGGCAGTCGGAGCATGCTACCATTGAGCTGTCCCGCTTCGGTTTTACCCCAAAGGACGGCGATGGCGGCTCCGTCCGCTTGGATCCATTTCATGTCGTCTGCCGTAAGCCAGACCAAGTTGTCCTTGTCCATATTGACGGGCCGTTCGCCGCTGTCGAAGGCTTCGTCTTCTGGCTGCACAAGATAGGGGCCCTCCTCGATCTCGATGTAAGCGAGACTGCCGCTGCCTGCGGCGGCGGTGATGTGCACTTCTCCCTTTGGCTGGGTCCAGAAAGAGCCGGCGGGCATCCACATGTTGGCGGCGCCGGGATCGTCGTTGTGGATAACGCCTTCAATCACGACTCCGCGGTAGGAGATGTTGTGAATGTGCGGCGGCGACTCGAAGTCCTGTGGCGGCTTGAGAAGAAATCCGGTCGGGCCAGTGCCCTCGCGGTCGCCCCAGAGTGTGCCAGCCTTGGGAGCCAGGTCGCCGCGTTTCGGATTGAGGTGGGTCCACTCGACTTGCGAAGCATGGACGATTTCAACCGTGGAGTCCGCGGGCGTGGCGGCAACTAGTTGAGTGGCCAGCGCGGCCGTGAGTGCGATGAGTATTTGTTTGGCTTTCATGGATGATAAAGCTGTTGAGTGCAGTGATTTACAAGGATTCCACATACTTGACTTCGCTTATACGATCTGCGTCATTTCGTGGATCGCGAGATTCTCAAGCGCTCCCTCGGTAATGGTGGCGAATTGCTTAAAGTGTGCGCTCTCGAGGTGTGCCTGCCAGAGCTCACGTGTCTCCCAGTTTTCGAACATGAAAAAATGCGCAGGATCCTGATTGTCCTGGTGTAGGTCGTAGTTGATACAGCCGTTTTCCTTGCGGCTCGGCGCGACGACTTTTTCGAGTTCAGACTTAACCAGATCGATGCAATCGGCCTTGGCTATAATGGTGGCGGTGATGGTGAGTTTTGTCATAATATGTTTTAGTGGTTCGATAGTATTGTTTCGATGGCGTCGACGAGTGCGTTGATCTTGGTCTCGTTCAAGGCGTCGGGGTGTGGCTGCGCGAAGCGTTTGATATCGTTGTCGTAATATTGACCGGAGGCCGCGCCAAACTCGTCGGAGAGCGCGGCGCGCACAAGAATGTCAGCGCCGATGCGCAGGTCTCCGCCCGCGACACCGAAGCCCTCTTTGACCATCTTACTGCCGAGCAAGGAAGCGGGGTTCACCGCAACGATCATGGGGCCTTCGGGATGGGCTTGCGCCAAGTGACGGGTCCACATGGTGATCGCCAGTTTGCTCTGCGCGTAGGCGGCCATATCGTCGAGGCGATGCTGCCCGGCGAGGGCTTGCAAATCTACCGACGACTGCGCGGCGGAGGAGAGATTGACCACGCGTCCGGACTGGCCGAGCAAGGGCAGGAGCTGCTGCGTTAAATGATAAGGCGCGATGGCGTTGACGACGAAGCGCACATCGAGGCCGTCGGGTGTAAGCGGGCTGGGAGTTTTGTAAACGCCGGCGTTGTTAATTAAGACATCCAAGTGCCCGTGCTTCTTGATAATGGATCGAGCCAGCGTATCGACTTCTTCAATACGCGAGAAGTCGGCAAGGTAGGACTCGACCTGTGTCAGTGTCCCCAGCGTAGCGGCGACCTTAGCCAGTTTGTCGGGGTTGCGACCATGCAGGAGAAGTGTGTGCCCCGGGTTGGCTAACAGCTTGGCGGTTTCGAGGCCGATGCCGTCGGTGGCTCCGGTAATGAGAATGGTTTTATGCATCGCGTGTTTGGTTTATGAGTGAAACTGCGGTAAGAGCGCGTCGGCCAATTGCTGCAGTGTCTGTTCGATCGGAGTCTGATTGAAGCGCAGGTTGAGCGCGACGTGGTTGATGCCCGCGGCTTCCAGTGCTTGTAGATGTTCAATCAGATAGCGCACACCGGTTTGTAAGCCGAGATGGATGGGGCGTGGCGCGGCATCGGGATCGTCGAGCAAGTCGACGTAGAGCGACTGCATGACGGGCTGCGGTGAGCGGCCGGCGTCGATCACGCGGTCGTTCCAGTTGCGGATCAGCTGCGCCTGTGTGGCCGGTGGACGCGGATACAGCATCCAACCATCCCCGTGCGCTGCAGCCCACTCGGGTGCCTGTTGACTGCCTCCGGTGATGAGCAGCGGTAGTTGTCCGCCGACCGGTTTGGGCAGCATGTCCATGCCACGGCCTGGCTGGCCATAGGCATTTGCAAACTCCGGTGCGGTTTCGCTCATGCGGCGAATGTAGTCGAAGCTATCACGAAAGCGAGCGCCCCGGTTTTCAAAGGGCAAGTTGAGGGCCGGATATTCGTCGGGACGATCGCCGGAAGCGACGCCGAGAAGGAGGCGTCCGCCCGAGAGCACATCCGCAGTCGCCGCGGCCTTGGCCACATGGGCGGGATGCCGCAACGGCAGGACGATGCTGGCCACGCCCAGCGCGATGCGTTCGGTCTGCCCCGCGAGCAGGCCGAGATACACGAAGGGATCGAAGAGCTGACCAGCGTCGCCGAAGGACGGCACGTTGAAGGGCACATCGCGCAACCAGACCGCGGCAAAGCCCAAGCGCTCTGCCAGTTGCACCCGCTCCAGATGCTGCGCCATAGTCGGCACCGGATTGTTGCGGTTGGCTTCAATCGGCACCACCAGTCCAAGGCTCAACTTGCCGGGACGGAACACGGAGTTGTAAGCACGGTTGATGGAGCTGTAGGCAGGACTGACTGGTGGTGTTGGCATGGTGTGCGGATGGTTGGCGGGTTTCGAATTAGTTCTCGATCACGACCTTGCCCATGGCCTTGCCGCTTTCGAGACGGGCGTGAGCCTCGCCAGCTTGTTCGAGTGTGAACTTAGTTGCGTCGAGCACCGGCTTGAGGGCGCCGGCTTCGGCGATCTCGGTGAGCGCGCGCAGGATGGCTCCGTGCTGATCGCGCTTATGGTTGTGCAGCATTGGGATGAGCATGAAAACGACATGGAGCGAGAGGCCCTTGAAGTGCGCAGCGCTGAGGTCGAGCTCGCAGAGCGTGACGGTGGTAGCGATCTGCCCGTTAAGTGCTGCGGCCTCGAAGGAGTTGAGTAGATTGGCTCCACCCACACTGTCGAAGACGAGATCAAAGCCCGCGCCGTCGGTGTGTTTGGCAACATAGTCGGCCACGGTCTCGGTCTTGTAGTTGATAGCAGTCGCGCCGAGTTGCTCGATGAGTGCAGTCTGGGCATCGCCACCGCCAGTCGAGTAAACTTCTGCGCCCCAGTGGTTGGCCAATTGAATCGCGATGTGCCC
The nucleotide sequence above comes from Coraliomargarita algicola. Encoded proteins:
- a CDS encoding SIR2 family protein, with amino-acid sequence MNHDSLLGTGKRRVLFVLGSGVSLESGAPNVTELTKQILQADNQLLPKWFQKVGGDKEVYAIQQFLKLLIQEFERSGEVANYEDLFSMCQKLYEHEVGMSIDGTIIRFRDYIYRESAHLWRRYTDGGYLEEAPLGALSDKATILIDHCLKAILRSCDEPKGFELILETVMRLGADRVDILTLNHDTLIEAELKKAEIPYTCGFDSGLQQDGDVDFFDETAFVNSNNVRIIKLHGSWNWLRLGKNINANTTLWRWGMPNDEAECWDFLTDRDGERLFDSLLEKSTLTGTTTKTTAYTRGIFGELYMEARKILNQHDRIICSGYGWRDDGFNWMLKEWVESDSTREIFASS
- a CDS encoding type IV toxin-antitoxin system AbiEi family antitoxin domain-containing protein gives rise to the protein MPSPTKQQRVHEISSIAISRAVAKDELERLSRGLYCHPELLKDLLASQ
- a CDS encoding DUF4437 domain-containing protein, with protein sequence MKAKQILIALTAALATQLVAATPADSTVEIVHASQVEWTHLNPKRGDLAPKAGTLWGDREGTGPTGFLLKPPQDFESPPHIHNISYRGVVIEGVIHNDDPGAANMWMPAGSFWTQPKGEVHITAAAGSGSLAYIEIEEGPYLVQPEDEAFDSGERPVNMDKDNLVWLTADDMKWIQADGAAIAVLWGKTEAGQLNGSMLRLPAGFNGSILTEAKRFGAVIVQGEPSYTQSSGDTFTLEAGSYVRSVGRSTHKIKAADNEASTLYIRTDGPYRVVADK
- a CDS encoding putative quinol monooxygenase, with the protein product MTKLTITATIIAKADCIDLVKSELEKVVAPSRKENGCINYDLHQDNQDPAHFFMFENWETRELWQAHLESAHFKQFATITEGALENLAIHEMTQIV
- a CDS encoding SDR family NAD(P)-dependent oxidoreductase, whose product is MHKTILITGATDGIGLETAKLLANPGHTLLLHGRNPDKLAKVAATLGTLTQVESYLADFSRIEEVDTLARSIIKKHGHLDVLINNAGVYKTPSPLTPDGLDVRFVVNAIAPYHLTQQLLPLLGQSGRVVNLSSAAQSSVDLQALAGQHRLDDMAAYAQSKLAITMWTRHLAQAHPEGPMIVAVNPASLLGSKMVKEGFGVAGGDLRIGADILVRAALSDEFGAASGQYYDNDIKRFAQPHPDALNETKINALVDAIETILSNH
- a CDS encoding LLM class oxidoreductase codes for the protein MPTPPVSPAYSSINRAYNSVFRPGKLSLGLVVPIEANRNNPVPTMAQHLERVQLAERLGFAAVWLRDVPFNVPSFGDAGQLFDPFVYLGLLAGQTERIALGVASIVLPLRHPAHVAKAAATADVLSGGRLLLGVASGDRPDEYPALNLPFENRGARFRDSFDYIRRMSETAPEFANAYGQPGRGMDMLPKPVGGQLPLLITGGSQQAPEWAAAHGDGWMLYPRPPATQAQLIRNWNDRVIDAGRSPQPVMQSLYVDLLDDPDAAPRPIHLGLQTGVRYLIEHLQALEAAGINHVALNLRFNQTPIEQTLQQLADALLPQFHS
- a CDS encoding zinc-dependent alcohol dehydrogenase family protein, which translates into the protein MKAMQLNAYGADSVFEAAEIETPALKAGHVLVKIAASSVNTVDTMIRNMGEELPLSPATPAILGMDFAGTVEAVGAGVTDYAVGDEVYGCAGGLADLPGTLAEYIVADSQLIAHKAKNLSMREAAALPLVGITAYEGLQRAQIAAGQKVLVHGGSGGVGHIAIQLANHWGAEVYSTGGGDAQTALIEQLGATAINYKTETVADYVAKHTDGAGFDLVFDSVGGANLLNSFEAAALNGQIATTVTLCELDLSAAHFKGLSLHVVFMLIPMLHNHKRDQHGAILRALTEIAEAGALKPVLDATKFTLEQAGEAHARLESGKAMGKVVIEN